The following are encoded together in the Serratia sp. UGAL515B_01 genome:
- a CDS encoding DUF943 family protein — protein MISKNKKNPLYTITGCYCYLYLFFWLSQHPVKIVDVHKKNEFSAVLVENFPLTDKGKIRWWLENKNILKEKYNIPNPAQDGFYSVIFWDFGDGYKEDKYDRRCFDDMKTNKNCIEKNSLIIIKNNKHNITFFTLDNGIYQLKNDDIVKK, from the coding sequence ATGATAAGTAAAAATAAAAAAAATCCTCTATACACTATTACTGGTTGTTATTGCTATCTCTATTTATTTTTCTGGTTGTCACAACATCCGGTGAAAATTGTCGATGTTCATAAAAAAAATGAGTTCAGTGCGGTTTTAGTTGAAAACTTCCCTTTAACCGATAAAGGAAAAATTAGATGGTGGCTAGAAAATAAAAACATTCTGAAAGAAAAGTACAATATTCCCAATCCAGCACAAGATGGTTTCTACTCTGTTATCTTTTGGGATTTTGGTGATGGCTATAAAGAAGATAAATATGATAGACGGTGCTTTGATGACATGAAAACCAATAAAAACTGTATAGAAAAAAACTCACTTATAATTATAAAAAATAACAAACACAACATAACATTCTTTACTTTAGATAATGGTATATATCAGTTAAAAAATGATGATATAGTGAAAAAATAA
- a CDS encoding ankyrin repeat domain-containing protein, translated as MFFRKSMFIIGLIATISASAFAKDVTIPQVNADNPPALADYRLSYAEMRDIADAKKLSHRVFYIPSVGPDAAWFDAVKKGNLAEIKKMVAGGQNLEAKDEAMFGQTALGWAAFIGYQDIVRYLVKQGADLFATDRADVKSAFKSAVLGKNVEVVKYIYPMVKDKIDVNDQTLDNEGESLVMIAASNNRIDVVKYLISLGANLNLVSTELDQSALTYACERGHQDMVKLLIDNGAINHRTKKPSC; from the coding sequence ATGTTTTTTAGGAAATCGATGTTTATTATTGGACTGATCGCGACAATATCCGCGAGTGCTTTTGCTAAAGACGTGACTATCCCGCAAGTTAATGCGGACAATCCTCCAGCATTGGCAGATTATCGTCTCAGCTATGCTGAAATGCGTGATATTGCTGATGCCAAAAAACTGTCTCACCGCGTCTTTTATATTCCCTCTGTTGGTCCTGATGCTGCCTGGTTTGATGCAGTTAAAAAAGGCAATCTGGCTGAAATAAAGAAAATGGTCGCCGGCGGACAGAACCTGGAAGCTAAGGATGAAGCGATGTTCGGCCAGACGGCACTCGGTTGGGCAGCGTTTATTGGTTATCAGGACATTGTGAGATATCTCGTCAAGCAGGGAGCAGATTTATTCGCTACCGATCGTGCAGATGTGAAAAGCGCGTTCAAGTCAGCAGTGCTAGGGAAAAATGTCGAAGTCGTGAAATATATTTATCCTATGGTTAAAGACAAAATCGATGTCAACGACCAGACTTTAGATAACGAGGGTGAATCGCTGGTTATGATCGCGGCCAGTAATAACCGAATTGACGTTGTGAAATACCTGATCAGTCTTGGTGCAAACCTTAATTTGGTGAGCACTGAACTTGATCAGAGCGCATTGACCTACGCTTGTGAACGGGGCCACCAAGACATGGTTAAGTTGTTGATAGACAATGGCGCTATAAACCATCGCACGAAAAAGCCATCTTGCTGA
- the uraH gene encoding hydroxyisourate hydrolase, translated as MNMIKRVWLLASIIAGSFLLCASPLQAAEVQYQLSTHILDISQGRPAGNVDIELYRLDAEGKQENWNLVGKGTTDKDGRIKTFLEQQTGKDNSGIYKLKFLTQPYFKNQQQQSFYPFIEVVFQVEGSAHYHVPITLSNFGYSTYRGS; from the coding sequence ATGAATATGATTAAAAGAGTATGGTTGTTAGCTAGCATTATTGCGGGTAGTTTCCTGTTATGCGCTTCGCCACTACAGGCAGCGGAAGTACAATATCAACTCAGTACGCATATTCTCGACATCTCTCAAGGGCGCCCTGCCGGGAATGTGGATATTGAACTTTATCGATTAGATGCTGAAGGGAAACAGGAAAACTGGAATCTCGTTGGTAAAGGAACGACTGATAAAGATGGCAGGATCAAAACCTTCCTTGAACAGCAGACAGGAAAGGATAACTCGGGTATTTATAAACTCAAGTTTCTGACGCAGCCTTATTTCAAAAATCAGCAACAACAGAGTTTCTATCCGTTTATCGAAGTTGTTTTTCAGGTGGAAGGCAGCGCACATTACCATGTACCGATTACGTTGAGTAACTTCGGTTATTCTACCTACCGCGGTAGTTGA